One genomic segment of Diceros bicornis minor isolate mBicDic1 chromosome 25, mDicBic1.mat.cur, whole genome shotgun sequence includes these proteins:
- the SLC25A3 gene encoding solute carrier family 25 member 3 isoform X1, with the protein MFSSVAHLARANPFNAPHLQLVHDGLAGPRSSPAGPPGPPRRSRNLAAAAVEEYSCEYGSMKFYALCGFGGVLSCGLTHTAVVPLDLVKCRMQVDPQKYKGIFNGFSVTLKEDGVRGLAKGWAPTFIGYSLQGLCKFGFYEVFKVLYSNVLGEENAYVWRTSLYLAASASAEFFADIALAPMEATKVRIQTQPGYANTLRDAAPKMYKEEGLKAFYKGVAPLWMRQIPYTMMKFACFERTVEALYKFVVPKPRSECSKPEQLVVTFVAGYIAGVFCAIVSHPADSVVSVLNKEKGSSASQVLRRLGFKGVWKGLFARIIMIGTLTALQWFIYDSVKVYFRLPRPPPPEMPESLKKKLGLTQ; encoded by the exons ATGTTCTCGTCCGTGGCGCATCTGGCGCGGGCGAACCCCTTCAATGCGCCGCACCTGCAGCTGGTGCACGATGGCCTCGCAGGCCCCCGCAGCAGCCCCGCCGGGCCCCCGGGCCCGCCCCGCCGCTCCCGCAACCTGGCAGCCGCcgctgtggaag AGTACAGTTGTGAATATGGCTCCATGAAGTTTTATGCACTGTGTGGCTTTGGTGGGGTCTTGAGTTGTGGTTTGACACACACTGCTGTCGTTCCTCTGGACTTAGTGAAATGCCGCATGCAG gTGGACCCCCAAAAGTACAAAGGCATATTTAACGGATTTTCAGTTACGCTTAAAGAGGATGGTGTTCGTGGTTTGGCTAAAGGATGGGCTCCGACTTTCATTGGCTACTCCTTGCAGGGGCTCTGCAAGTTTGGCTTTTATGAAGTGTTCAAAGTCTTGTATAGCAATGTGCTTGGAGAG GAGAACGCCTATGTCTGGCGCACATCACTATATTTGGCTGCCTCTGCCAGTGCTGAATTCTTTGCTGACATTGCCCTGGCTCCTATGGAAGCTACTAAGGTTCGAATTCAAACCCAACCTGGTTATGCCAACACTTTGAGAGATGCAGCTCCCAAAATGTATAAGGAAGAAGGCTTAAAAGC ATTCTACAAGGGGGTTGCTCCTCTCTGGATGAGACAGATAccatacaccatgatgaagttCGCCTGCTTTGAACGTACTGTTGAAGCATTGTACAAGTTTGTGGTTCCCAAGCCCCGAAGTGAATGTTCAAAGCCAGAGCAGCTGGTTGTAACATTTGTGGCAGGTTACATAG CTGGAGTCTTCTGTGCAATTGTTTCTCACCCTGCTGATTCTGTGGTATCTGTGTTGAATAAAGAGAAAGGTAGTAGTGCTTCTCAGGTCCTCCGGAGACTTGGATTTAaag GTGTGTGGAAGGGACTCTTTGCCCGTATCATCATGATCGGCACTCTGACTGCACTACAGTGGTTCATCTATGACTCAGTGAAGGTCTACTTCAGGCTCCCTCGCCCTCCTCCACCTGAGATGCCAGAGTCTCTGAAGAAGAAGCTTGGGTTAACTCAGTAG
- the SLC25A3 gene encoding solute carrier family 25 member 3 isoform X2: MFSSVAHLARANPFNAPHLQLVHDGLAGPRSSPAGPPGPPRRSRNLAAAAVEEQYSCEYASGRFFILCGLGGIISCGTTHTALVPLDLVKCRMQVDPQKYKGIFNGFSVTLKEDGVRGLAKGWAPTFIGYSLQGLCKFGFYEVFKVLYSNVLGEENAYVWRTSLYLAASASAEFFADIALAPMEATKVRIQTQPGYANTLRDAAPKMYKEEGLKAFYKGVAPLWMRQIPYTMMKFACFERTVEALYKFVVPKPRSECSKPEQLVVTFVAGYIAGVFCAIVSHPADSVVSVLNKEKGSSASQVLRRLGFKGVWKGLFARIIMIGTLTALQWFIYDSVKVYFRLPRPPPPEMPESLKKKLGLTQ, translated from the exons ATGTTCTCGTCCGTGGCGCATCTGGCGCGGGCGAACCCCTTCAATGCGCCGCACCTGCAGCTGGTGCACGATGGCCTCGCAGGCCCCCGCAGCAGCCCCGCCGGGCCCCCGGGCCCGCCCCGCCGCTCCCGCAACCTGGCAGCCGCcgctgtggaag aGCAGTATAGCTGTGAATATGCATCTGGCAGATTCTTTATCCTTTGTGGACTTGGAGGAATTATTAGCTGTGGCACAACACATACAGCCTTGGTTCCTCTAGATCTGGTTAAATGCAGAATGCAG gTGGACCCCCAAAAGTACAAAGGCATATTTAACGGATTTTCAGTTACGCTTAAAGAGGATGGTGTTCGTGGTTTGGCTAAAGGATGGGCTCCGACTTTCATTGGCTACTCCTTGCAGGGGCTCTGCAAGTTTGGCTTTTATGAAGTGTTCAAAGTCTTGTATAGCAATGTGCTTGGAGAG GAGAACGCCTATGTCTGGCGCACATCACTATATTTGGCTGCCTCTGCCAGTGCTGAATTCTTTGCTGACATTGCCCTGGCTCCTATGGAAGCTACTAAGGTTCGAATTCAAACCCAACCTGGTTATGCCAACACTTTGAGAGATGCAGCTCCCAAAATGTATAAGGAAGAAGGCTTAAAAGC ATTCTACAAGGGGGTTGCTCCTCTCTGGATGAGACAGATAccatacaccatgatgaagttCGCCTGCTTTGAACGTACTGTTGAAGCATTGTACAAGTTTGTGGTTCCCAAGCCCCGAAGTGAATGTTCAAAGCCAGAGCAGCTGGTTGTAACATTTGTGGCAGGTTACATAG CTGGAGTCTTCTGTGCAATTGTTTCTCACCCTGCTGATTCTGTGGTATCTGTGTTGAATAAAGAGAAAGGTAGTAGTGCTTCTCAGGTCCTCCGGAGACTTGGATTTAaag GTGTGTGGAAGGGACTCTTTGCCCGTATCATCATGATCGGCACTCTGACTGCACTACAGTGGTTCATCTATGACTCAGTGAAGGTCTACTTCAGGCTCCCTCGCCCTCCTCCACCTGAGATGCCAGAGTCTCTGAAGAAGAAGCTTGGGTTAACTCAGTAG